A portion of the Listeria innocua genome contains these proteins:
- the istA gene encoding IS21 family transposase, with protein MRKDVLEGVLRHIMNEIHPNFAALAKQYNCDYRTVKRYYEAGLTGDLDKLRERKPSVPPLLHGFEEIIRDKLELNCSAASIFYFLGKKGYKGSYTTIKRYCRKYREEKVQKATIRIETTPGLSAQVDWKENVKMVSRDGEVFYFNIFLYILGYSRMKYLELTFDRTQPTVFQCLVNAFEYCGNGIPQEIWFDNMKTVVDRSKSQFTQTVFNEKFRQFAKDAGFHPIACRPFRPQTKGKVEALARTVERLMVFNYEFTDVQELKQIIYELMQDLNGSVSQAIHNKPRVLLKEELPILAPIHRLELLSYVSRNKRLLRKVSMESMVQYQNAKYSVPVKYIGKEVTLDIRRDNLFVWYGDKCIRTHPISEKALNYQREDSLEILRSDVFKYLEDEELERFVDDNLHAYDDL; from the coding sequence ATGAGAAAAGATGTCTTAGAAGGAGTGTTACGACACATTATGAATGAAATTCATCCTAATTTCGCAGCCCTTGCCAAACAATATAATTGTGATTATCGAACGGTTAAACGCTATTATGAAGCTGGATTGACGGGGGATTTAGATAAGCTTAGAGAGAGAAAACCTTCGGTCCCTCCTTTGCTTCATGGTTTTGAAGAAATTATTCGTGATAAATTAGAATTAAATTGTTCGGCAGCTTCTATCTTTTATTTCTTAGGTAAAAAAGGTTATAAAGGGAGTTATACAACGATTAAACGTTATTGTCGTAAATACCGGGAAGAAAAAGTACAAAAAGCAACGATTCGCATTGAGACCACACCCGGTCTTTCTGCTCAAGTAGATTGGAAAGAAAACGTTAAAATGGTTAGCCGAGACGGTGAAGTGTTTTATTTCAATATTTTTCTCTATATTCTTGGTTACTCAAGAATGAAGTACTTAGAGCTCACTTTTGATCGAACACAACCGACGGTTTTTCAGTGTTTAGTCAATGCCTTTGAATATTGCGGAAACGGTATTCCTCAAGAAATTTGGTTTGACAATATGAAAACCGTTGTCGACCGTAGTAAGAGTCAATTCACACAAACTGTTTTCAATGAAAAATTCCGGCAATTTGCGAAAGATGCTGGATTCCATCCGATTGCTTGTCGTCCTTTTAGACCCCAAACAAAAGGGAAAGTGGAAGCATTAGCCCGAACAGTTGAGCGTTTAATGGTCTTTAATTATGAATTTACAGATGTACAAGAGTTAAAACAGATCATATATGAATTGATGCAAGATCTGAATGGCTCCGTCTCACAAGCCATCCACAACAAACCGAGGGTTTTACTAAAGGAAGAGCTTCCCATACTAGCTCCCATCCATCGTTTAGAATTGCTCAGCTATGTTTCTAGAAATAAACGTCTACTGAGAAAGGTATCGATGGAGTCCATGGTTCAATATCAAAATGCTAAATATTCTGTTCCTGTTAAATATATTGGGAAAGAAGTGACGTTAGATATTCGTAGGGACAATCTATTTGTTTGGTATGGGGATAAATGTATTCGAACCCATCCTATAAGTGAAAAAGCGCTTAATTATCAACGCGAAGACTCGCTTGAAATTTTGCGTTCCGATGTATTTAAATATTTAGAAGATGAAGAATTAGAGCGATTTGTCGATGATAATTTACATGCATATGACGATCTATAA
- the istB gene encoding IS21-like element helper ATPase IstB, with translation MSHYHQLLNQLNELNLSCMKENLPAHLDEVAKSDKSLVDSLFELTQQEISYRKKESQKKVLKRAMFPYHKRLHDFNFDFQPRIKKKEMQDLLTLRFLDTYDNILFIGNSGVGKTHLAVSIGLECIDRGLSCLFITSTELVNRLIRAHKRGTSETMLKKYSGYSVLIIDEVGYLPFSKEGSNLLFQLINMRYERKSTIVTTNIPLSQWSEIFGNKKLTNALLDRLVHHSKLIQITGPSYRMKSYSENKEVKS, from the coding sequence ATGTCCCATTACCATCAATTGTTAAATCAACTAAACGAATTGAATTTATCTTGCATGAAAGAAAATCTACCTGCCCATTTAGATGAGGTTGCCAAAAGTGATAAATCGCTTGTAGACTCTTTATTCGAGCTCACCCAACAAGAAATTAGTTATCGTAAAAAAGAAAGTCAAAAAAAGGTATTAAAGCGTGCAATGTTCCCCTACCACAAACGACTCCATGATTTCAATTTTGATTTTCAACCAAGGATAAAAAAGAAGGAAATGCAGGATTTATTAACATTACGCTTTTTAGACACATATGACAATATTCTCTTTATTGGAAATAGTGGTGTTGGAAAGACCCATTTAGCCGTTTCAATTGGATTAGAATGTATCGATCGTGGTTTAAGTTGTTTGTTCATTACGAGCACTGAATTAGTGAATCGTTTGATCCGCGCTCACAAGCGCGGAACTAGCGAAACGATGCTAAAAAAATATTCGGGTTATTCGGTGTTGATTATCGACGAAGTCGGCTATTTACCTTTCTCCAAAGAAGGTTCCAACTTACTTTTTCAGCTGATTAATATGCGGTATGAAAGAAAATCTACGATTGTTACAACCAATATCCCACTATCCCAGTGGTCCGAAATATTTGGAAACAAGAAGCTTACCAACGCGCTACTGGACCGGTTGGTCCATCACTCTAAATTGATCCAAATTACGGGGCCCTCTTATAGAATGAAGAGTTATAGCGAAAACAAAGAGGTGAAATCGTAA
- a CDS encoding DUF3116 family protein: MEKLSKEIMLQVLLTCESENATTWELSKMIIDVEGANRFTKSELLKAVYTLEYLGYVKRIKYGSSVRYTKTNEGVRFLDELKTQIKDNHNEDANIKQ; the protein is encoded by the coding sequence ATGGAAAAATTATCAAAGGAAATTATGTTGCAAGTGTTACTAACTTGCGAAAGTGAAAATGCAACGACTTGGGAACTTAGTAAAATGATTATTGACGTTGAAGGCGCCAATCGCTTCACGAAATCAGAGTTGTTAAAAGCGGTTTATACACTTGAATATCTAGGATATGTAAAAAGAATAAAGTATGGGAGCAGTGTACGATATACGAAAACCAATGAAGGAGTAAGGTTTTTGGATGAATTAAAGACACAGATAAAAGATAATCATAATGAAGATGCAAATATCAAACAATAA
- a CDS encoding cation:proton antiporter, producing the protein MEKIYLAIALVLGVSQIFGVLASRMGLPKIVGELLVGVVLGPSLLNIVQPGEFLHIFSEIGVLLLMFIAGMETDFKKLKANLKPSIIVALFGVIIPLVAFLLFGKYLHMETMESFFVGIIFSATSVSITVKIFMDSDILQTKVAAIVLGAAVIDDILAVLLISAYKSVDQLATANIFFMLWDLLLSKILFFIMLYLFYKFALPWIKRYTEKWTWSFLPVTITLIICFFWGYFAELMGLSAVLGSFFFGLMLAISGTKQRVEKEIDLIANSIFIPLFLTSIGAAITLGDIWGNVGPIALGTLLAIITKLGSCYIAARASKLSRPDSFLIGSGMMSRGEMALVTLNIGISLHFIGEDYYSIFVAIIVMTTILSPLFIKLALPKSSH; encoded by the coding sequence ATGGAAAAAATTTATTTAGCGATTGCTCTTGTATTAGGTGTGTCGCAAATTTTTGGGGTATTGGCAAGTCGAATGGGCTTACCTAAAATAGTTGGGGAGTTATTAGTAGGTGTAGTATTAGGTCCTAGTTTGTTAAACATCGTTCAACCCGGGGAGTTTTTACATATCTTTTCCGAGATAGGTGTATTGTTACTGATGTTTATTGCCGGTATGGAAACGGATTTTAAAAAATTGAAGGCCAATTTAAAGCCGAGCATTATTGTTGCTTTATTTGGTGTTATAATTCCATTGGTTGCTTTTTTACTATTTGGAAAATATCTTCATATGGAGACTATGGAGTCATTTTTTGTCGGAATTATTTTCTCGGCAACTTCAGTTAGTATTACTGTAAAAATATTCATGGATAGCGATATACTTCAAACAAAAGTGGCAGCCATTGTTTTAGGCGCAGCGGTTATTGATGATATTTTGGCGGTCTTGTTGATAAGCGCTTATAAATCAGTAGATCAGTTAGCGACTGCAAATATCTTTTTTATGTTATGGGATTTGCTTCTTTCTAAAATACTTTTCTTTATCATGCTTTATTTATTCTATAAATTTGCATTACCATGGATAAAACGATACACGGAGAAATGGACGTGGTCCTTTTTACCAGTTACTATCACACTAATTATCTGCTTCTTTTGGGGATACTTTGCAGAATTAATGGGATTAAGTGCTGTTTTGGGTTCATTCTTTTTTGGATTAATGTTGGCAATCTCTGGAACCAAGCAGCGCGTAGAGAAAGAAATCGATCTGATTGCCAATTCCATTTTCATTCCACTATTTTTAACTTCCATCGGAGCAGCGATCACATTAGGTGATATTTGGGGAAATGTAGGTCCGATAGCACTTGGTACATTGCTGGCGATTATTACAAAACTCGGAAGTTGTTATATTGCTGCTAGAGCAAGTAAGTTAAGTCGTCCGGATTCATTTTTGATTGGTAGTGGTATGATGTCTAGAGGGGAAATGGCGTTAGTCACACTTAATATTGGGATATCGCTACATTTCATAGGTGAAGACTATTACTCTATATTCGTTGCGATCATTGTGATGACGACTATTTTGTCGCCCTTGTTTATTAAGCTTGCTTTGCCAAAGAGTTCTCATTAA
- the eno gene encoding phosphopyruvate hydratase, with protein sequence MKKTVYFISIYPTVEVDVHLTDGTIGRAAVPSGASTGDREAVELRDGGDRLQGLGVKTAVQNVNLTLNDALVGISPFNQREIDHKMIELDGTANKSRLGANAILGVSMAVARAAAKSEAVPLYRYLGGIDLELPRPFFNVINGGKHADSGIDVQEFLITPIAALSFREGLESIADVYHTLKKLLSKRGLATSVGDEGGFAPRLASTEEALEVLVEAIKKAGYKPGEDIAIAMDPAASEFSENNTYYFEGKQLSSEEMIHYYEHLVQEFPIISIEDGLSEHDWEGFKLMTEKLGNKVQLVGDDIFVTNPIIFQQGIDKGIGNAILIKLNQIGTVTETIDKINLARKNNYATMISHRSGETGDTFIADFAVAMHAGQIKTGSIARSERVEKYNQFLRIEEELAKIK encoded by the coding sequence ATTAAAAAAACTGTCTACTTTATTAGTATATATCCAACTGTAGAAGTTGATGTTCATTTAACAGATGGAACGATAGGAAGGGCAGCTGTTCCTTCCGGTGCTTCAACTGGAGATCGAGAGGCAGTGGAACTTAGGGATGGGGGCGATCGTTTACAGGGATTAGGCGTGAAAACCGCAGTTCAGAATGTAAATTTGACATTAAATGATGCCTTAGTAGGGATAAGTCCATTTAACCAAAGAGAAATTGATCATAAAATGATTGAATTAGACGGAACAGCGAATAAAAGCAGGCTAGGAGCTAATGCTATCTTAGGTGTTTCAATGGCTGTAGCTCGTGCTGCAGCAAAGTCTGAAGCAGTCCCCCTATATCGCTATCTGGGTGGAATCGATTTAGAACTTCCTCGTCCATTTTTTAATGTCATTAATGGCGGAAAGCACGCAGATTCAGGTATAGATGTACAAGAATTTTTAATCACACCCATTGCAGCGCTCTCTTTTCGAGAAGGCTTAGAATCCATTGCGGATGTTTACCATACATTGAAAAAGCTTTTATCAAAAAGAGGATTGGCGACCTCTGTAGGTGATGAGGGAGGATTTGCCCCACGACTCGCTTCTACAGAAGAAGCTCTTGAAGTATTGGTAGAGGCCATAAAAAAAGCTGGATATAAGCCTGGAGAAGATATCGCGATTGCGATGGATCCGGCAGCAAGTGAATTTAGTGAAAATAACACTTATTACTTTGAGGGGAAACAACTATCATCTGAAGAAATGATCCACTACTACGAGCATCTCGTACAAGAGTTTCCGATTATTTCGATTGAAGATGGATTGTCTGAACATGATTGGGAGGGCTTTAAATTAATGACGGAGAAATTAGGAAATAAAGTCCAATTGGTTGGGGATGACATTTTTGTTACAAATCCAATTATTTTTCAGCAAGGAATAGATAAAGGGATTGGAAATGCGATCCTCATAAAGCTAAATCAAATCGGGACAGTAACAGAAACCATTGATAAGATAAATTTAGCTAGAAAAAACAATTATGCAACGATGATCTCCCACCGTTCAGGGGAGACTGGGGACACCTTTATCGCGGACTTTGCAGTTGCTATGCATGCAGGGCAAATTAAAACGGGTTCAATTGCACGGTCAGAACGTGTAGAGAAATACAATCAATTTTTACGGATTGAAGAAGAACTTGCAAAAATAAAGTAA
- a CDS encoding IS3 family transposase (programmed frameshift), with protein MSNYKKYDEDFKKSLVNLYNGGKTQAALCKEYGVSQTALSRWIKLYSEVQMESGELLTVKQVRELQKQKALLEEENLILKKANCHLHATLEQRLKAISLLATDHSIVRLCQVLRVNRSTYYKFLSKIPSARSVENQQIKRIILQIYTETKFRLGAAKIKIVLQRDYGISISIGRVYRLMKTMDLPKMSTVKPRFRYQKPTVSSTCPNLLKQQFHSKQPNRIWVSDISYIPVKKGFVYLCVILDIFSRKVIAWNVYASMTAKLVCDTVERAVHSRNPVQSVIFHSDRGSQYLSQELRQVQEKYNLIPSYSKLAYPWDNAVTESFFKYMKKEELNRRNFSSLEEVKLACFEYIEGFYNSKRPHSANNFLSPNLKELAFLNDSS; from the exons ATGTCTAATTACAAAAAATATGATGAAGATTTTAAAAAGAGTCTAGTAAATTTATACAACGGAGGTAAAACACAAGCTGCTTTATGCAAAGAATATGGTGTCTCTCAAACCGCTCTTTCTAGATGGATTAAACTTTATTCCGAAGTCCAAATGGAATCTGGCGAACTGCTAACTGTCAAACAAGTTCGCGAACTTCAAAAACAGAAAGCCTTGCTAGAAGAAGAAAATTTAATCTTAAAAAAAGCGA ATTGCCATCTTCACGCCACACTCGAGCAACGATTAAAGGCTATTTCTCTGTTAGCTACCGATCATTCTATTGTAAGACTCTGCCAAGTATTGCGAGTGAACCGCAGTACCTATTACAAATTTTTATCCAAAATCCCTTCGGCTCGTTCCGTGGAAAACCAACAAATCAAACGGATTATTTTACAAATTTATACCGAGACAAAGTTTAGACTCGGCGCAGCCAAGATAAAAATAGTTTTACAGCGTGATTATGGTATTTCCATTAGTATCGGAAGAGTGTATCGACTAATGAAAACCATGGATCTTCCTAAAATGTCTACCGTAAAACCAAGATTCCGTTATCAAAAACCGACGGTTTCTTCTACTTGTCCAAATCTGTTGAAACAGCAATTTCATTCCAAGCAACCCAATCGTATTTGGGTCAGCGACATTTCGTATATTCCTGTAAAAAAAGGATTTGTTTATCTTTGTGTAATTCTTGACATCTTCTCTCGAAAAGTGATTGCTTGGAATGTCTATGCCTCTATGACTGCAAAATTAGTTTGTGATACGGTAGAGCGAGCCGTTCATTCTAGAAATCCTGTGCAGTCGGTTATTTTTCACTCTGATCGTGGTTCCCAATATTTGTCTCAAGAATTACGGCAGGTCCAAGAAAAATACAACCTTATCCCTTCCTATTCTAAACTTGCTTACCCGTGGGATAATGCCGTCACAGAATCTTTCTTTAAATACATGAAGAAAGAAGAACTTAATCGTCGAAATTTTTCCTCTTTGGAAGAAGTAAAATTAGCTTGTTTTGAGTATATTGAAGGATTCTATAATTCAAAAAGACCACATTCTGCAAACAACTTCTTATCACCTAATTTAAAAGAACTTGCTTTTCTAAATGATTCTTCATAA
- a CDS encoding helix-turn-helix domain-containing protein, producing the protein MRIRINIKGICEKYKLTMGELSRRTDIEPSKISAYANDRRQRVQITHLERICQSLHIRDMNELFILEVLEDEQVDNKE; encoded by the coding sequence GTGCGTATCAGGATCAATATCAAAGGCATTTGTGAAAAATATAAGCTGACAATGGGAGAACTTTCTAGGCGAACCGATATTGAGCCGTCCAAAATTAGTGCGTATGCCAATGATCGTCGACAACGTGTCCAAATTACTCATTTAGAACGAATCTGTCAATCTTTACATATTCGGGACATGAACGAATTGTTTATTCTAGAAGTTCTGGAAGATGAACAAGTCGATAATAAGGAGTAG
- a CDS encoding putative holin-like toxin, protein MYSFTPGKELDLSVFEALTLMIAFATLVVLILGFEQKK, encoded by the coding sequence ATGTATAGTTTTACTCCTGGAAAGGAGCTAGACTTGTCTGTGTTTGAAGCACTTACGCTGATGATCGCTTTTGCGACATTAGTCGTGCTGATACTAGGCTTTGAGCAAAAAAAATAA
- a CDS encoding IS3 family transposase (programmed frameshift), whose protein sequence is MTKARKPTRSFDEDFKKSIVKLYESGKSQNALAKEYGIALSSIARWVKQFSEVKIDDDTILTAQQVKKLQKRNAQLEEENLILKKANCHIHATLQQRLKAISLLQHDHTIVRLCRALQVNRSTYYKFIQRQPSKRKQENQQLKKWILEIYSQAKKRFGAAKIQVVLKRDYGVSISLGRVYRLLRQLQLPKMSTVKPSYQKRKVDEAPHDSCPNHLKQAFNPPAPNQVWTTDFSYIPVGKKGFVYLCIVMNLFSRKIIACQVAHKINTDLALQTLEVAYKQRRPSQTVMIHSDRGSQYTAKAYRRWLDEHDLLASYSKKAYPWDNAVTEAFFKYMKKEELDRRAFSSIQDVQLACFEYIESFYNRHRPHSTINMLTPEEKENFLFQQSVNDSFLCLLY, encoded by the exons ATGACAAAAGCCAGAAAACCTACTCGTTCCTTTGATGAGGACTTTAAAAAATCCATTGTCAAACTGTATGAAAGTGGGAAATCCCAAAATGCATTGGCGAAGGAGTACGGTATTGCCCTATCTTCGATAGCACGTTGGGTCAAGCAATTTTCGGAAGTCAAAATCGATGATGATACCATTCTTACTGCGCAACAAGTCAAAAAGCTTCAAAAACGGAATGCACAACTTGAGGAGGAAAATTTAATCTTAAAAAAAGCGA ATTGCCATATTCACGCCACACTCCAACAACGATTAAAAGCGATTTCTTTGCTTCAACATGATCACACCATCGTTCGATTATGCAGGGCTTTACAGGTAAATCGTTCGACGTATTACAAATTCATTCAACGACAACCATCGAAGCGAAAGCAAGAAAATCAACAACTCAAAAAATGGATTTTAGAGATTTATAGCCAAGCCAAAAAGCGCTTTGGCGCTGCTAAGATTCAAGTTGTTTTAAAGCGTGATTATGGCGTATCCATTAGTTTAGGTCGGGTTTATCGCCTACTTCGTCAACTTCAATTGCCTAAAATGTCCACCGTAAAACCAAGCTATCAAAAGAGAAAAGTGGATGAAGCACCTCATGACTCTTGTCCTAATCATTTAAAGCAAGCGTTTAATCCACCTGCACCTAATCAGGTTTGGACAACCGATTTTTCTTACATCCCTGTAGGAAAAAAAGGCTTTGTTTATTTATGCATTGTCATGAACTTATTCTCACGAAAAATCATTGCCTGTCAAGTCGCCCATAAGATCAATACAGATTTAGCTCTTCAAACACTGGAAGTTGCCTATAAACAACGGCGACCGTCTCAAACTGTCATGATTCACAGTGACCGAGGGTCACAATATACAGCCAAAGCGTATCGCAGATGGTTAGACGAGCATGATCTGCTCGCCTCTTATTCCAAAAAGGCTTATCCTTGGGATAACGCTGTCACCGAAGCCTTCTTTAAGTATATGAAAAAAGAAGAACTAGATCGGCGAGCTTTTTCTTCCATTCAAGATGTGCAATTAGCTTGTTTTGAATATATTGAAAGCTTTTATAATCGGCACCGTCCTCACTCGACTATTAACATGCTAACTCCTGAAGAAAAAGAAAATTTTTTATTTCAGCAATCAGTAAATGATTCTTTTTTGTGTCTACTTTATTGA
- a CDS encoding helicase-related protein, with protein MKNFNNIDERVVDDLKKELKAQSKLKIAAASFSIYAYEELKKELEKVDQIQFLFTSDLFTKEKAPKEKREFFIPRLNRESQLYGNEFELRMRNELSQKAIAKEAAEWIRQKVTFKSNISGQRSDNFMVVENKGNINVYAPFDEFTTAEIGTTKGEKLFYNISKFENENTQQFLNAFEQVWHNQDYVDEVTNTVLDNITAAYQENAPEFIYYIALYNLFGEFLSDLDQDYIPDERTGFKDSKIWSLLYDFQKDAVLGSISKLEKHNGVILADSVGLGKTFSAIGVIKYYESRNKNVLVLVPKRLKDNWNNYKNNYKNNPLAEDRLRYDVLFHTDMDRERGESNGIDLGKINWENYDLVVIDESHNFRNGEGTTHKKEEGVENRYQKLMRKIIKLGVKTKVLMLSATPVNTDFSDLRNQLMLASEGDSSNLTKTLTTKKTVTEIFGQAQRAFKDWSSLETENRTTEYLLDMLDFDFFELLDSVTISRSRKHIEKYYDQSDIGKFPKRLAPINESPKLTDLDITYNDLFQFIDLLNLEVYTPLKYVYPSKIEKYTEQATAGASSWANREKGRNQLMITNLLKRAESSIHAFKLTSERILENIRLKLQVIEEYKQSKNGIVKSDSDDFEDDVFTVGQDLRIDLADMDYQSWEKQLVADKYVFTELLDVVNRIIPEHDTKMATLQEIILKKIENPINKGNKKVIIFTAFSDTADYLYKYLSNQLIQKDGVHTALISGTRTESTIPGRKNDFNELLTLFSPKSKNRDALGLDGEIDVVIATDVISEGQNLQDADYLINYDIHWNPVRIIQRFGRIDRIGSTNDNIQMVNFWPDISLDEYINLKARVENRAKLVAISSTGEDTIDNTDPDMEYRKKQLETLQNEVVDLEDMSSGVNIMDLGLNEFQLDLQKLREKYGDYEAKPYGIHAITKADSNHPAGVIFVLRNRNNAMNIDKQNRLHPFYLVYIAENGKIISNHFNPKKILDDMRYLSSEKSVPIENLVQSFNIETLEGKDMSKYSNLLNQAIDSMISVKEEKDIDSLFTTGGTTALENDINGLNDFELIDFLVVRGE; from the coding sequence ATGAAAAATTTTAATAATATTGATGAACGTGTAGTGGATGATTTAAAAAAAGAACTAAAAGCACAGAGCAAGTTAAAGATTGCTGCAGCATCATTTTCAATCTATGCGTACGAGGAATTAAAAAAAGAGTTAGAAAAAGTCGATCAAATTCAGTTTTTATTTACTAGTGATCTATTTACGAAAGAAAAAGCACCGAAAGAAAAAAGAGAGTTCTTTATTCCTCGTCTAAATCGTGAAAGTCAGCTGTATGGGAATGAGTTTGAATTAAGAATGCGCAATGAATTATCTCAAAAGGCTATCGCTAAAGAAGCTGCAGAATGGATTCGTCAAAAAGTTACGTTTAAGTCAAATATTTCTGGGCAACGTTCTGATAATTTCATGGTCGTGGAAAATAAAGGAAATATAAATGTATATGCACCTTTCGATGAATTTACAACCGCTGAAATTGGAACAACAAAAGGTGAAAAGCTTTTTTATAATATTTCAAAATTTGAAAATGAAAATACACAACAATTCTTAAATGCGTTTGAGCAAGTTTGGCATAATCAGGATTATGTCGATGAGGTCACGAATACAGTATTAGATAATATTACGGCTGCATATCAAGAGAATGCCCCAGAGTTTATCTACTATATTGCGTTATATAATTTGTTTGGTGAATTTTTGTCTGATTTAGATCAGGATTATATTCCTGATGAACGTACAGGGTTTAAAGACTCAAAAATCTGGTCATTATTGTATGATTTTCAAAAGGATGCTGTGTTGGGATCCATTAGTAAATTAGAGAAACACAATGGTGTTATTTTGGCAGATTCTGTTGGTTTGGGAAAAACGTTCTCGGCTATAGGAGTCATTAAATATTATGAATCACGTAATAAAAATGTCCTAGTTTTAGTACCGAAAAGATTGAAAGATAATTGGAATAATTACAAGAATAACTACAAAAACAACCCCTTAGCTGAAGATCGTTTACGGTATGATGTCTTATTTCATACAGATATGGATCGCGAACGTGGTGAAAGTAATGGAATTGATTTAGGAAAGATAAACTGGGAGAATTATGATTTAGTCGTAATTGATGAAAGTCATAACTTTAGAAATGGCGAGGGTACTACACATAAAAAAGAAGAAGGTGTAGAAAATCGTTATCAAAAGCTAATGCGCAAAATTATTAAATTAGGAGTAAAGACAAAAGTTTTAATGTTATCTGCAACTCCTGTGAATACCGATTTTTCTGATCTACGTAATCAATTGATGCTAGCATCTGAAGGTGATAGTAGTAATCTTACGAAAACTTTGACTACTAAAAAAACAGTAACAGAAATTTTTGGTCAAGCTCAACGAGCTTTTAAAGATTGGTCTTCTTTGGAAACTGAAAATCGCACAACGGAGTATTTACTTGACATGTTGGATTTTGATTTTTTTGAGTTATTAGATAGTGTGACTATTTCTCGTAGTCGTAAACATATAGAAAAATATTATGACCAATCGGATATTGGGAAATTCCCAAAAAGATTAGCTCCAATTAACGAAAGTCCGAAATTAACAGACTTAGATATAACCTATAATGATCTATTTCAGTTTATCGATTTGCTAAATCTGGAAGTTTATACGCCGCTTAAATATGTATATCCCTCTAAAATAGAGAAGTACACAGAGCAGGCAACAGCTGGAGCTTCAAGTTGGGCAAATCGAGAAAAAGGACGCAATCAGCTGATGATTACGAACTTACTCAAACGAGCTGAAAGTTCTATTCATGCATTTAAATTAACAAGTGAACGAATTTTAGAGAATATTCGTTTGAAATTACAAGTTATTGAAGAGTATAAACAATCAAAAAATGGCATTGTAAAAAGCGATTCAGATGATTTTGAAGATGATGTGTTTACCGTTGGACAGGACTTAAGAATTGATCTAGCAGATATGGATTATCAATCATGGGAAAAACAATTAGTAGCGGATAAGTATGTGTTTACTGAACTATTGGATGTTGTAAATCGTATTATTCCGGAACACGATACAAAGATGGCAACACTTCAAGAAATAATTCTTAAAAAGATAGAGAATCCGATTAATAAAGGAAATAAAAAGGTCATAATCTTCACGGCCTTTTCTGATACAGCAGACTATTTATATAAATATTTATCTAATCAATTAATCCAAAAAGATGGGGTTCATACAGCTTTGATATCGGGAACACGAACAGAGTCAACCATTCCAGGAAGAAAAAACGATTTTAATGAGTTGCTTACTTTATTTAGTCCCAAATCTAAAAATCGTGATGCATTAGGTTTAGATGGTGAAATTGATGTAGTGATTGCAACAGATGTCATTAGCGAAGGTCAAAATTTGCAAGATGCAGATTATCTCATCAATTACGATATCCACTGGAATCCCGTTCGTATTATTCAACGTTTTGGTCGTATTGACCGAATTGGATCTACCAATGATAACATTCAAATGGTCAATTTTTGGCCTGATATTAGTCTTGATGAATATATTAATTTAAAAGCACGGGTTGAGAACCGAGCAAAGTTAGTGGCTATATCCTCAACAGGGGAGGATACCATCGATAATACAGATCCAGATATGGAGTATCGGAAAAAACAACTAGAAACGTTACAGAATGAAGTGGTTGATTTAGAGGATATGTCAAGTGGAGTCAATATTATGGATTTAGGTCTGAACGAGTTTCAACTTGACCTGCAAAAATTGAGGGAAAAATACGGAGATTACGAAGCAAAACCTTATGGAATTCATGCGATAACAAAGGCTGATAGTAATCATCCAGCAGGTGTTATCTTTGTTTTAAGAAATCGGAATAATGCTATGAATATAGACAAACAAAATCGATTACATCCGTTTTATTTAGTCTATATCGCTGAAAATGGTAAAATCATTTCGAATCATTTTAATCCTAAAAAAATTCTAGATGATATGAGGTATCTATCCAGCGAAAAATCTGTACCGATTGAGAACCTAGTTCAATCATTTAACATAGAAACACTTGAGGGGAAAGATATGAGTAAGTATTCGAATTTACTTAATCAAGCAATTGACTCCATGATTAGCGTTAAGGAGGAAAAGGATATCGATAGTCTCTTTACTACTGGTGGTACAACAGCTTTGGAGAATGATATAAATGGATTAAATGATTTTGAATTAATTGATTTTCTAGTTGTTAGGGGTGAGTAG